From the Paramormyrops kingsleyae isolate MSU_618 chromosome 7, PKINGS_0.4, whole genome shotgun sequence genome, one window contains:
- the LOC111852583 gene encoding alpha-N-acetylneuraminate alpha-2,8-sialyltransferase ST8SIA3-like codes for MVRIASAVVFSMFSVVLLILSFLSYVSIKKIYIFTAPKYSHATGMYMFHAGFRTQFALKFLDQSFIPLTTTEEMQSATEWKFNQTAIMQQREEISHYVDVPNNFSLTKDRVRVGQLMHYDYSSHKYVFAISGNFKSLLPDSSPILNKHYNMCAVVGNSGILTGSRCGPEIDKFNFIFRCNFAPTEIYHRDVGRKTNMTTFNPSILERYYNNLLTIQDRNNFLLRLKKLDGAILWIPAFFFHTSAPVTRTLIDFFIEHKDQLNVQLAFPGNIMHYINSYWKTKQLSPKRLSTGILMYTLASAMCEEVHLYGFWPFGWDPISGKGLPYHYFDKKGTKFTTKWQESHQLPAEFKLLHTLHTEGMVRLSVAPCA; via the exons ATGGTCCGCATCGCTAGCGCGGTGGTTTTCTCCATGTTCAGCGTGGTTTTGCTCATCTTGTCCTTCCTCAGCTACgtgtcaattaaaaaaatatatatcttcaCAGCCCCGAAATATTCACATGCAACGGGGATGTATATGTTTCATGCTGGATTTCG GACACAGTTTGCATTGAAGTTCCTGGACCAGTCCTTCATCCCGTTAACCACCACAGAGGAAATGCAAAGCGCTACTGAGTGGAAGTTTAACCAGACAGCAATCATGCAACAAAG ggaagaaatttctcATTACGTTGATGTGCCAAATAACTTCTCCCTGACTAAGGACAGGGTGCGTGTGGGCCAGCTGATGCACTATGACTACTCCAGTCACAAGTATGTCTTCGCCATCAGTGGTAACTTCAAGTCACTGCTCCCTGACTCTTCGCCCATCCTGAACAAACATTACAACATGTGCGCCGTGGTTGGAAACAGTGGCATCCTTACGGGCAGCCGGTGCGGGCCTGAGATTGACAAATTCAACTTCATCTTTCGCTGCAACTTTGCCCCCACAGAGATCTACCACAGAGACGTTGGACGCAAAACAAACATGACCACCTTCAACCCCAGCATCCTGGAGAGGTACTACAACAACCTGCTGACAATCCAAGACCGCAACAACTTCCTTCTTAGGTTAAAAAAGCTAGACGGGGCAATCCTCTGGATTCCCGCTTTCTTCTTCCACACGTCAGCCCCTGTCACACGGACGCTTATTGACTTCTTCATTGAGCATAAGGACCAGTTGAATGTGCAGCTTGCTTTTCCAGGCAATATCATGCACTATATCAATAG CTACTGGAAGACTAAGCAGCTTTCCCCCAAGCGCCTGAGCACGGGGATCCTCATGTACACTCTGGCCTCAGCCATGTGTGAGGAAGTTCACCTCTATGGCTTCTGGCCCTTCGGCTGGGATCCTATCTCTGGCAAGGGACTCCCGTACCACTACTTTGACAAGAAAGGGACCAAGTTTACCACCAAGTGGCAGGAGTCCCATCAGTTGCCTGCTGAGTTCAAACTCCTGCACACATTGCACACTGAAGGAATGGTCCGGCTCAGTGTCGCCCCCTGTGCTTAG